A single region of the Drosophila takahashii strain IR98-3 E-12201 chromosome 2R, DtakHiC1v2, whole genome shotgun sequence genome encodes:
- the LOC108066344 gene encoding putative mediator of RNA polymerase II transcription subunit 15 isoform X3, with product MSSKALLLLAAILAARCFGSGSSRRTLALACDEAMESTPGLKNNRYGYRSTADNSNNYDDYNYKWELGDGNGDANVDADGIADSNEDDNNDNYNYNKAPAKWQQQQQQKLYGNPIHSIYDRQQHLQRQQQHEQQQQQQLEQQQQGQFDDDPENARNDFRLQLSNLNAAVQGVGRFAVAQEQYQDQDNSNINSNSKTNSNINWLQPPEQEQLLLARRSRSSNINQRAAMDETGAGEPGQPEYPDNKFPTGVLDDVDIEGEEDYAGQVEDADELSANLPYGIQNVRKRRVRSVMPSVPFLGPNPSADGVVTYQSLCPTNRVTVKLESGDYRPNHYVEVTCAHSYSPQPSRTHNYEYGYRGNELLRALLSERGEKREICSATGFSCIQLNRTIHLIRLNDASGCWESETRTVPSGCECMWPKHSYGDIAFYHQAQKRRGGVSGLRPHAPINVDYKPGVGYRQLTLRTRNPKAAPRSRREDLGYESYEFN from the exons TTGCTCCTGGCCGCCATTCTAGCTGCTCGCTGTTTTGGTAGTGGCTCTTCCAGACGAACGCTCGCTTTGGCCTGCGACGAGGCGATGGAATCGACGCCGGGGCTCAAAAACAATAGATATGGCTATAGGAGCACGGcggacaacagcaacaactacGACGATTACAACTACAAGTGGGAGCTAGGggatgggaatggggatgCGAATGTGGATGCTGATGGCATTGCAGATAGCAACGAGGACGACAACAATGACAACTATAACTACAACAAAGCACCGGCCaaatggcagcagcagcagcagcaaaaactcTACGGAAATCCCATCCACAGCATATACGACAGGCAGCAACATCtacaacggcagcagcaacatgagcagcaacagcaacagcaattggaacaacagcaacagggaCAGTTTGATGATGATCCAGAGAATGCTCGCAATGACTTCCGTCTGCAATTGTCCAACTTAAATGCGGCCGTTCAAGGTGTGGGCAGGTTTGCTGTTGCCCAGGAACAGTACCAAGACcaggacaacagcaacatcaatagcaatagcaaaaccaacagcaacatcaactgGCTGCAACCACCGGAGCAGGAGCAATTGTTGCTGGCACgtcgcagccgcagcagcaacatcaaccaAAG GGCAGCCATGGATGAAACAGGAGCGGGAGAACCAGGTCAGCCGGAGTACCCCGACAATAAGTTCCCAACTGGCGTTCTCGATGACGTGGACATTGAGGGCGAGGAGGATTATGCGGGTCAGGTCGAGGATGCGGACGAGCTGAGTGCCAATCTGCCCTACGGGATCCAGAATGTGCGCAAGCGCCGCGTTCGCAGTGTGATGCCTTCGGTTCCGTTTCTCGGTCCCAATCCCAGTGCAGATGGG GTAGTAACCTATCAGTCGCTGTGCCCCACGAATCGCGTGACCGTGAAGCTGGAGAGTGGCGACTACCGACCCAACCACTACGTGGAGGTGACCTGTGCCCACAGCTACTCGCCGCAGCCCTCGAGGACCCACAACTACGAGTACGGTTACAGGGGCAATGAACTGCTCCGAGCTCTGCTCTCCGAACGCGGCGAGAAGCGGGAG ATTTGCTCAGCGACGGGCTTCTCGTGCATCCAGCTCAACCGCACCATCCACCTGATTCGGCTAAACGACGCCTCCGGCTGCTGGGAATCGGAGACGCGGACCGTTCCCTCCGGCTGCGAGTGCATGTGGCCGAAGCACAGCTACGGCGACATAGCCTTCTACCACCAGGCGCAGAAGAGACGGGGAGGCGTGTCCGGTCTGCGACCCCATGCCCCCATCAATGTGGACTACAAGCCGGGAGTGGGCTACCGCCAACTGACGCTGAGGACGAGGAATCCTAAGGCAGCACCACGCAGTCGACGCGAGGATTTGGGCTACGAGAGCTACGAGTTCAACTAG
- the LOC108066344 gene encoding ecdysone-induced protein 74EF isoform X1, producing the protein MPINQAENSNVISAAGYSTAVWLLLAAILAARCFGSGSSRRTLALACDEAMESTPGLKNNRYGYRSTADNSNNYDDYNYKWELGDGNGDANVDADGIADSNEDDNNDNYNYNKAPAKWQQQQQQKLYGNPIHSIYDRQQHLQRQQQHEQQQQQQLEQQQQGQFDDDPENARNDFRLQLSNLNAAVQGVGRFAVAQEQYQDQDNSNINSNSKTNSNINWLQPPEQEQLLLARRSRSSNINQRAAMDETGAGEPGQPEYPDNKFPTGVLDDVDIEGEEDYAGQVEDADELSANLPYGIQNVRKRRVRSVMPSVPFLGPNPSADGVVTYQSLCPTNRVTVKLESGDYRPNHYVEVTCAHSYSPQPSRTHNYEYGYRGNELLRALLSERGEKREICSATGFSCIQLNRTIHLIRLNDASGCWESETRTVPSGCECMWPKHSYGDIAFYHQAQKRRGGVSGLRPHAPINVDYKPGVGYRQLTLRTRNPKAAPRSRREDLGYESYEFN; encoded by the exons TTGCTCCTGGCCGCCATTCTAGCTGCTCGCTGTTTTGGTAGTGGCTCTTCCAGACGAACGCTCGCTTTGGCCTGCGACGAGGCGATGGAATCGACGCCGGGGCTCAAAAACAATAGATATGGCTATAGGAGCACGGcggacaacagcaacaactacGACGATTACAACTACAAGTGGGAGCTAGGggatgggaatggggatgCGAATGTGGATGCTGATGGCATTGCAGATAGCAACGAGGACGACAACAATGACAACTATAACTACAACAAAGCACCGGCCaaatggcagcagcagcagcagcaaaaactcTACGGAAATCCCATCCACAGCATATACGACAGGCAGCAACATCtacaacggcagcagcaacatgagcagcaacagcaacagcaattggaacaacagcaacagggaCAGTTTGATGATGATCCAGAGAATGCTCGCAATGACTTCCGTCTGCAATTGTCCAACTTAAATGCGGCCGTTCAAGGTGTGGGCAGGTTTGCTGTTGCCCAGGAACAGTACCAAGACcaggacaacagcaacatcaatagcaatagcaaaaccaacagcaacatcaactgGCTGCAACCACCGGAGCAGGAGCAATTGTTGCTGGCACgtcgcagccgcagcagcaacatcaaccaAAG GGCAGCCATGGATGAAACAGGAGCGGGAGAACCAGGTCAGCCGGAGTACCCCGACAATAAGTTCCCAACTGGCGTTCTCGATGACGTGGACATTGAGGGCGAGGAGGATTATGCGGGTCAGGTCGAGGATGCGGACGAGCTGAGTGCCAATCTGCCCTACGGGATCCAGAATGTGCGCAAGCGCCGCGTTCGCAGTGTGATGCCTTCGGTTCCGTTTCTCGGTCCCAATCCCAGTGCAGATGGG GTAGTAACCTATCAGTCGCTGTGCCCCACGAATCGCGTGACCGTGAAGCTGGAGAGTGGCGACTACCGACCCAACCACTACGTGGAGGTGACCTGTGCCCACAGCTACTCGCCGCAGCCCTCGAGGACCCACAACTACGAGTACGGTTACAGGGGCAATGAACTGCTCCGAGCTCTGCTCTCCGAACGCGGCGAGAAGCGGGAG ATTTGCTCAGCGACGGGCTTCTCGTGCATCCAGCTCAACCGCACCATCCACCTGATTCGGCTAAACGACGCCTCCGGCTGCTGGGAATCGGAGACGCGGACCGTTCCCTCCGGCTGCGAGTGCATGTGGCCGAAGCACAGCTACGGCGACATAGCCTTCTACCACCAGGCGCAGAAGAGACGGGGAGGCGTGTCCGGTCTGCGACCCCATGCCCCCATCAATGTGGACTACAAGCCGGGAGTGGGCTACCGCCAACTGACGCTGAGGACGAGGAATCCTAAGGCAGCACCACGCAGTCGACGCGAGGATTTGGGCTACGAGAGCTACGAGTTCAACTAG
- the LOC108066344 gene encoding ecdysone-induced protein 74EF isoform X2, which yields MAGTQLLTLAKKFWPAGEGRLLLAAILAARCFGSGSSRRTLALACDEAMESTPGLKNNRYGYRSTADNSNNYDDYNYKWELGDGNGDANVDADGIADSNEDDNNDNYNYNKAPAKWQQQQQQKLYGNPIHSIYDRQQHLQRQQQHEQQQQQQLEQQQQGQFDDDPENARNDFRLQLSNLNAAVQGVGRFAVAQEQYQDQDNSNINSNSKTNSNINWLQPPEQEQLLLARRSRSSNINQRAAMDETGAGEPGQPEYPDNKFPTGVLDDVDIEGEEDYAGQVEDADELSANLPYGIQNVRKRRVRSVMPSVPFLGPNPSADGVVTYQSLCPTNRVTVKLESGDYRPNHYVEVTCAHSYSPQPSRTHNYEYGYRGNELLRALLSERGEKREICSATGFSCIQLNRTIHLIRLNDASGCWESETRTVPSGCECMWPKHSYGDIAFYHQAQKRRGGVSGLRPHAPINVDYKPGVGYRQLTLRTRNPKAAPRSRREDLGYESYEFN from the exons TTGCTCCTGGCCGCCATTCTAGCTGCTCGCTGTTTTGGTAGTGGCTCTTCCAGACGAACGCTCGCTTTGGCCTGCGACGAGGCGATGGAATCGACGCCGGGGCTCAAAAACAATAGATATGGCTATAGGAGCACGGcggacaacagcaacaactacGACGATTACAACTACAAGTGGGAGCTAGGggatgggaatggggatgCGAATGTGGATGCTGATGGCATTGCAGATAGCAACGAGGACGACAACAATGACAACTATAACTACAACAAAGCACCGGCCaaatggcagcagcagcagcagcaaaaactcTACGGAAATCCCATCCACAGCATATACGACAGGCAGCAACATCtacaacggcagcagcaacatgagcagcaacagcaacagcaattggaacaacagcaacagggaCAGTTTGATGATGATCCAGAGAATGCTCGCAATGACTTCCGTCTGCAATTGTCCAACTTAAATGCGGCCGTTCAAGGTGTGGGCAGGTTTGCTGTTGCCCAGGAACAGTACCAAGACcaggacaacagcaacatcaatagcaatagcaaaaccaacagcaacatcaactgGCTGCAACCACCGGAGCAGGAGCAATTGTTGCTGGCACgtcgcagccgcagcagcaacatcaaccaAAG GGCAGCCATGGATGAAACAGGAGCGGGAGAACCAGGTCAGCCGGAGTACCCCGACAATAAGTTCCCAACTGGCGTTCTCGATGACGTGGACATTGAGGGCGAGGAGGATTATGCGGGTCAGGTCGAGGATGCGGACGAGCTGAGTGCCAATCTGCCCTACGGGATCCAGAATGTGCGCAAGCGCCGCGTTCGCAGTGTGATGCCTTCGGTTCCGTTTCTCGGTCCCAATCCCAGTGCAGATGGG GTAGTAACCTATCAGTCGCTGTGCCCCACGAATCGCGTGACCGTGAAGCTGGAGAGTGGCGACTACCGACCCAACCACTACGTGGAGGTGACCTGTGCCCACAGCTACTCGCCGCAGCCCTCGAGGACCCACAACTACGAGTACGGTTACAGGGGCAATGAACTGCTCCGAGCTCTGCTCTCCGAACGCGGCGAGAAGCGGGAG ATTTGCTCAGCGACGGGCTTCTCGTGCATCCAGCTCAACCGCACCATCCACCTGATTCGGCTAAACGACGCCTCCGGCTGCTGGGAATCGGAGACGCGGACCGTTCCCTCCGGCTGCGAGTGCATGTGGCCGAAGCACAGCTACGGCGACATAGCCTTCTACCACCAGGCGCAGAAGAGACGGGGAGGCGTGTCCGGTCTGCGACCCCATGCCCCCATCAATGTGGACTACAAGCCGGGAGTGGGCTACCGCCAACTGACGCTGAGGACGAGGAATCCTAAGGCAGCACCACGCAGTCGACGCGAGGATTTGGGCTACGAGAGCTACGAGTTCAACTAG